From the Deinococcus radiophilus genome, one window contains:
- a CDS encoding DNA-methyltransferase: MTEKVRAPRNQTLDISGLDSEFLRRNSITLSCPTSPDVLRNKIINQDLFDCLDNLPDAFVDLMIIDPPYNLDKVYAGKKFSQTDDETYKEWVDSWLSRLIRLLKPDATVYICCDWQSSNVIHSVASKYLKIRSRITWEREKGRGSKDNWKNCSEDIWYCTVGKKYFFDVEAVKLMKRVIAPYRDGDGKPKDWSEKAEGKYRLTHPSNLWTDISIPFWSMPENTDHPTQKPEKLIAKLIVSSSKKGDMIFDPFMGSGTSCVTAKKLGRNYLGIEISEEYCKMAAARLIRAEDDKRIQGYSDGVFWERNSGAEQKNLNSKDKTEKRGGVV; the protein is encoded by the coding sequence ATGACGGAAAAAGTTCGTGCACCAAGAAATCAAACACTTGACATCAGCGGCTTAGATTCGGAATTCCTCAGACGGAATAGCATTACTCTCTCTTGTCCAACTTCGCCAGATGTATTGAGGAATAAAATTATTAACCAGGATTTATTTGACTGTCTGGATAATTTGCCAGACGCATTCGTGGACTTAATGATTATCGATCCTCCGTACAACTTGGATAAAGTTTACGCAGGAAAAAAATTCTCACAGACTGATGATGAAACGTATAAAGAGTGGGTAGATTCGTGGCTGTCACGTCTAATCAGACTCCTTAAACCCGATGCGACTGTATATATCTGCTGCGACTGGCAGTCCTCCAATGTAATACACAGCGTTGCTTCAAAATATCTAAAAATTAGAAGTAGAATTACATGGGAAAGGGAAAAGGGTAGAGGATCAAAGGATAATTGGAAAAATTGCTCCGAAGACATTTGGTATTGTACAGTAGGGAAAAAATACTTTTTCGATGTTGAGGCGGTCAAATTAATGAAAAGGGTAATTGCGCCTTATAGAGATGGGGACGGCAAACCCAAAGATTGGAGCGAAAAGGCAGAAGGCAAATACCGTCTGACTCACCCATCGAACCTTTGGACGGACATCAGTATCCCCTTCTGGTCAATGCCAGAAAACACTGACCATCCTACGCAAAAACCTGAAAAGCTGATAGCTAAGCTTATAGTTTCATCCTCTAAAAAGGGCGATATGATTTTTGATCCATTTATGGGTTCTGGAACGTCTTGCGTTACTGCCAAGAAGCTAGGACGGAATTACCTTGGGATTGAAATTAGTGAAGAATATTGCAAGATGGCAGCCGCACGACTGATCCGCGCCGAAGACGACAAAAGAATTCAGGGTTACTCAGATGGTGTTTTTTGGGAAAGGAATAGTGGGGCAGAACAGAAAAATCTTAATTCAAAAGATAAGACAGAAAAGAGGGGGGGGGTTGTTTGA
- the carB gene encoding carbamoyl-phosphate synthase large subunit produces MPKRTDLQTILILGSGPIQIGQAAEFDYSGTQALKALRGEGYRVVLVNSNPATIMTDPELADATYLEPLTPEFVRRVIEKERPDAILPTLGGQTALNLAMELHANGTLEEFGVELIGANAEAIHKGEDREAFQAAMKKIGVETARGKMVHSMEEATEYQKELGLPVVIRPSFTLGGTGGGIAHTYEDFLRITEGGLRDSPVNSVLLEESILGWKEYELEVMRDTADTVVIITSIENFDPMGVHTGDSITVAPAQTLSDVEYQDLRDMSLKIIREIGVDTGGSNIQYAVNPEDGRVIVIEMNPRVSRSSALASKATGFPIAKIAALLAVGYHLDELPNDITKVTPAAFEPTIDYVVTKIPRFAFEKFPGTPDHLGTQMRSVGEVMAIGRTFKESLQKALRSIEADVRGEFAVMTKDELRALLYPNPRRIEAVIELTRRGESVSALHEATRINEWFLHQLREIIDAEKEISELGPIATWKYEYWREIKRLGFSDARIGEIVGLSEPQVRELRKKAQATPVYKTVDTCAAEFEAFTPYHYSTYEWEDEVRGTQKPKVVILGSGPNRIGQGVEFDYATVHAVWALQAAGYETIMVNSNPETVSTDYDTADRLYFEPLTFEDVMNIIEHEKPVGVIVQLGGQTPLKLAQRLADAGAPIIGTSPETIHQAEDRASFNELCERLGIPQPKGKVAATPTQAERLAEALGFPLMARPSYVLGGRAMRTVRSMSELKTYLKEVYAAVEGQPSILLDQFLEGALELDVDCLCDGERAVVAGVMEHIEAAGVHSGDSACIIPPVSLSPELLDEVKRTTEKLALELDVRGLMNVQYAVKDGVPYILEANPRASRTVPYVSKATGHPLAKYAARIAAGETLEQIGLLDTPTPGMYSVKEVHLPFLKFAGVPPILGPEMKSTGESMGIDADPYLAYYRAQIGAKNMLPLSGSAVVLGEGLDAVAAGLESAGLGVSREAGEELPDLLIDTTESGLLRQALERGKAIVTTKEAAEWTAKAIKAAVDAGELGVKGLQEWVK; encoded by the coding sequence ATGCCTAAGCGAACTGACCTCCAGACCATCCTGATTCTCGGCAGCGGCCCCATTCAAATCGGGCAAGCGGCCGAGTTCGACTATTCCGGCACCCAGGCGCTCAAGGCGCTGCGCGGAGAGGGCTACCGCGTCGTTCTGGTGAACTCCAACCCGGCGACCATCATGACCGACCCGGAGCTGGCCGACGCCACCTACCTGGAGCCGCTGACCCCAGAGTTCGTGCGCCGGGTGATTGAGAAGGAACGCCCCGACGCCATCTTGCCCACGCTGGGCGGCCAGACGGCGCTGAACCTGGCGATGGAGCTGCATGCGAACGGCACGCTGGAAGAGTTCGGTGTGGAGCTGATCGGCGCGAACGCCGAGGCCATTCACAAGGGCGAAGACCGCGAAGCCTTCCAGGCCGCCATGAAGAAAATTGGCGTGGAAACGGCACGCGGCAAGATGGTTCACTCCATGGAAGAGGCGACCGAGTACCAGAAGGAACTGGGCCTGCCGGTGGTCATCCGCCCCAGCTTTACGCTCGGCGGCACCGGCGGCGGCATTGCGCACACCTACGAGGACTTCCTGCGGATTACCGAGGGCGGCCTGCGCGACAGCCCGGTGAACAGCGTGCTGCTCGAAGAATCTATCCTGGGCTGGAAGGAATACGAGCTGGAAGTGATGCGCGACACCGCCGACACGGTGGTCATCATCACGAGTATCGAGAACTTCGACCCGATGGGCGTGCATACCGGCGACTCCATCACGGTGGCCCCGGCGCAGACGCTCAGCGACGTGGAGTATCAGGACCTGCGCGACATGTCGCTGAAAATCATCCGTGAAATCGGGGTGGATACTGGCGGCTCCAACATCCAGTACGCCGTGAACCCCGAAGACGGGCGCGTGATCGTGATCGAGATGAACCCCCGCGTCAGCCGCTCCTCGGCGCTGGCGAGCAAGGCCACCGGCTTTCCGATTGCCAAAATCGCCGCGCTGCTGGCGGTGGGCTACCACCTGGACGAGCTGCCCAACGACATCACCAAGGTGACGCCCGCCGCCTTCGAACCCACCATCGACTACGTGGTGACCAAGATTCCGCGCTTCGCCTTCGAGAAGTTCCCCGGCACGCCCGACCACCTGGGCACGCAGATGCGTTCGGTGGGCGAGGTGATGGCGATTGGCCGGACCTTCAAGGAGTCGCTGCAAAAGGCGCTGCGGAGCATCGAGGCCGACGTACGCGGTGAATTTGCCGTCATGACCAAGGACGAGTTGCGCGCGCTGCTCTACCCCAACCCTCGCCGCATCGAAGCCGTGATTGAGCTGACCCGCCGGGGCGAAAGCGTGAGCGCCCTGCACGAAGCGACCCGGATCAACGAGTGGTTCTTGCACCAGCTCCGCGAGATTATTGACGCCGAGAAGGAAATCAGCGAGCTGGGGCCGATTGCTACTTGGAAATACGAGTACTGGCGCGAGATCAAGCGGCTGGGCTTCAGTGACGCCCGCATCGGGGAGATCGTGGGCCTGAGTGAGCCGCAAGTCCGTGAGCTACGTAAAAAGGCCCAGGCCACCCCGGTCTACAAGACGGTGGACACCTGCGCCGCCGAGTTCGAGGCGTTCACGCCGTACCACTACTCCACCTACGAGTGGGAAGACGAGGTGCGCGGCACCCAAAAGCCCAAGGTGGTGATTCTGGGCTCGGGCCCCAACCGCATCGGGCAGGGCGTGGAGTTCGACTACGCGACCGTGCATGCCGTGTGGGCGCTGCAGGCGGCGGGCTATGAGACCATCATGGTGAACTCCAACCCTGAAACGGTCAGCACCGACTACGACACCGCCGACCGCCTGTACTTCGAGCCGCTGACCTTCGAGGACGTGATGAACATCATCGAGCACGAGAAGCCGGTAGGAGTCATCGTGCAGCTGGGCGGACAGACACCGCTGAAGCTGGCGCAACGGCTGGCCGACGCGGGCGCACCCATTATCGGGACCAGCCCCGAAACCATCCACCAGGCCGAGGACCGCGCCAGCTTCAACGAGCTGTGTGAGCGCCTGGGCATTCCGCAGCCGAAGGGCAAGGTGGCCGCCACCCCCACGCAGGCCGAGCGCCTGGCGGAGGCACTGGGCTTCCCGCTGATGGCCCGCCCCTCCTACGTGCTGGGGGGCCGCGCCATGCGGACGGTGCGCTCCATGTCCGAGCTGAAAACCTACCTGAAGGAAGTGTACGCCGCCGTGGAAGGCCAGCCGAGCATCCTGCTGGACCAGTTCCTGGAAGGCGCGCTGGAGCTGGACGTGGACTGCCTGTGCGACGGCGAACGCGCCGTGGTGGCGGGCGTGATGGAACACATCGAAGCGGCGGGGGTCCACTCGGGCGACTCGGCCTGCATCATCCCGCCGGTGAGCCTAAGCCCTGAGCTGCTGGATGAGGTGAAGCGCACCACCGAGAAACTGGCGCTGGAACTGGACGTCAGGGGCCTGATGAACGTGCAGTACGCGGTCAAGGACGGCGTGCCGTACATTCTGGAAGCCAACCCCCGCGCCAGCCGTACGGTGCCGTACGTGAGCAAGGCGACCGGGCACCCACTCGCCAAGTACGCCGCCCGCATCGCCGCCGGCGAGACGCTGGAGCAGATTGGCCTGCTGGACACGCCCACGCCGGGCATGTACTCGGTGAAGGAAGTTCACCTGCCGTTCCTGAAGTTCGCCGGCGTGCCGCCCATCCTGGGGCCGGAGATGAAGAGCACCGGCGAAAGCATGGGCATAGACGCCGACCCGTACCTGGCGTACTACCGCGCCCAGATTGGCGCCAAGAACATGCTGCCCCTCAGCGGCTCGGCGGTGGTGCTGGGCGAAGGGCTGGACGCGGTGGCCGCTGGCCTGGAAAGCGCGGGCCTCGGCGTGAGCCGCGAAGCTGGCGAAGAACTGCCCGACCTCCTGATTGACACCACCGAGAGCGGGCTGCTGCGGCAGGCGCTGGAGCGTGGCAAAGCGATTGTGACGACAAAGGAGGCTGCTGAGTGGACCGCTAAGGCTATTAAGGCGGCGGTGGACGCTGGGGAGTTGGGGGTTAAAGGCTTGCAGGAGTGGGTGAAATGA